A region of Deinococcus metalli DNA encodes the following proteins:
- a CDS encoding SH3 domain-containing protein translates to MRKGVLALTLLGLGLGVADAATAYTTTAVNLRRGPSTAASVLRVVPGGTLLTVACVGQWCRTSYQGRGGYVSRSVLRSFTRSAPVSGVFYASCAAMRAQGKAPIKLGQPGFRSGLDSNRNAVACDEGDR, encoded by the coding sequence ATGAGGAAGGGCGTCCTGGCCCTGACGCTGCTCGGCCTCGGGCTGGGCGTGGCCGACGCCGCGACCGCGTACACGACCACGGCGGTCAACCTGCGCCGTGGCCCCAGCACCGCCGCGTCCGTCCTGCGGGTCGTGCCCGGGGGCACGCTGCTGACGGTGGCATGCGTGGGCCAGTGGTGCCGGACGTCGTACCAGGGGCGCGGCGGCTACGTGTCGCGCTCGGTGCTGCGGTCCTTCACGCGCAGCGCGCCGGTCTCCGGCGTGTTTTACGCGAGCTGCGCGGCCATGCGTGCCCAGGGCAAGGCGCCGATCAAGCTCGGCCAGCCCGGCTTCCGGTCGGGGCTGGACTCGAACCGCAACGCCGTCGCCTGCGATGAGGGCGACCGCTAG
- a CDS encoding DsbA family oxidoreductase has protein sequence MTALTPTSPDKLRVDIWSDVACPWCYIGKRRLESALADFPQATQVEVVWHAFELDPQAPLDAPQSMVRVLAGKYGRSEAEAQGMIDQVTATAAGDGLAYDLNGAQRTNTFLAHQLIHLAAEHGVQGAMNERLLSAHLSEGEHVGQIGTLVRLAQEVGLDGDEVRASLEAGTHAAAVRQDEAQARALGIGGVPFFVLGGKYGVSGAQGADVLRGALEQVWAETHPAPLVRLDTPAAASCEDGACEVPTPTTR, from the coding sequence ATGACCGCTCTGACCCCCACCTCCCCGGACAAGCTGCGCGTGGACATCTGGTCGGACGTCGCGTGCCCGTGGTGCTACATCGGCAAACGCCGCCTGGAGTCGGCCCTCGCGGACTTCCCGCAGGCCACGCAGGTCGAGGTCGTGTGGCACGCCTTCGAACTTGACCCCCAGGCGCCGCTGGACGCCCCGCAGAGCATGGTGCGGGTGCTGGCCGGCAAGTACGGCCGCAGTGAGGCCGAGGCACAGGGCATGATCGACCAGGTGACCGCCACGGCCGCTGGCGACGGCCTGGCCTACGACCTGAACGGCGCGCAGCGCACCAACACCTTCCTGGCCCACCAGCTGATCCACCTCGCCGCCGAACACGGCGTGCAGGGCGCCATGAATGAGCGCCTGCTCAGCGCCCACCTCAGCGAGGGCGAGCACGTGGGACAGATCGGCACCCTGGTACGCCTCGCGCAGGAGGTCGGGCTGGACGGCGACGAGGTGCGCGCGTCGCTGGAGGCCGGCACCCACGCGGCGGCCGTGCGGCAGGACGAGGCGCAGGCCCGCGCGCTGGGCATTGGCGGCGTGCCATTCTTCGTGCTGGGCGGCAAGTACGGCGTGAGCGGCGCTCAGGGCGCTGACGTGCTGCGCGGCGCGCTGGAGCAGGTGTGGGCCGAGACCCATCCGGCGCCGCTGGTGCGCCTGGACACCCCCGCCGCCGCGAGCTGCGAGGACGGCGCGTGCGAGGTGCCCACCCCCACCACGCGCTGA